A region from the Flavobacterium enshiense genome encodes:
- a CDS encoding helix-turn-helix domain-containing protein produces MIKSKNYLRDALGLTQEETAMLLRVTKSQLAMFEIGQRDLPTKAMLKLITMHNYLQNKEQEKVQHIDQKSENSKIIKLLEVEIVKNKYKQALLERELARLKSNHQKSLSNLQLAEYLETQLEEGEKPGKEFIGVIRTKGLRGMDKNGLSAQKKLELKINALQKYQNELEKELKHYKFSIND; encoded by the coding sequence ATGATTAAATCAAAAAACTACTTAAGAGATGCTTTAGGGTTAACACAGGAAGAAACAGCTATGTTGTTAAGGGTTACCAAAAGTCAATTGGCTATGTTTGAAATCGGGCAACGTGATTTGCCTACGAAAGCAATGCTGAAACTGATAACTATGCATAATTACCTGCAAAACAAGGAGCAGGAAAAGGTTCAGCATATAGACCAGAAATCTGAAAATTCTAAAATCATTAAACTATTGGAAGTAGAAATCGTAAAAAATAAATATAAACAGGCATTGCTGGAGCGAGAATTAGCGCGTTTGAAATCCAATCATCAAAAAAGCCTTTCAAATTTGCAGCTTGCTGAATATTTGGAAACGCAGCTTGAGGAAGGTGAAAAACCCGGAAAAGAATTTATCGGTGTGATACGTACTAAAGGCTTGAGAGGAATGGATAAAAACGGACTCTCTGCACAGAAAAAATTGGAACTCAAAATAAATGCGCTTCAAAAGTATCAGAACGAACTTGAAAAGGAGTTAAAGCATTACAAATTTAGTATAAATGATTGA
- a CDS encoding carbon-nitrogen hydrolase family protein has translation MDFSKFKAATVQTSPVFLNVEKTVEKAISFIKEASSNGAQLIAFPEVFIAGYPYWNWIMTPVQGSKWYEELYKNSAAVDDAAMQPLYQAAKDNNIHIVIGINERGKSFGEIYNTNLIIDNNGKLIGRHRKLVPTWAEKLTWTSGDGSSLKVYDTEIGPIGTLACGENTNTLARFTLLSQGELIHIANYISLPVAPPDYNMAEAIKIRAAAHSFEGKLFTIVSCSTISQEIMDALRDDVPNVDELLTRKNSAFSGFVGPNGAVIGEPLIDEEGIAYAEIDLAKCIQPKQMHDILGHYNRFDIFDLRVNVSPTRKITFIDDQEEFYKR, from the coding sequence ATGGATTTTTCAAAATTCAAAGCCGCTACCGTTCAGACGTCACCTGTTTTTCTAAACGTTGAAAAAACGGTCGAAAAAGCTATTTCTTTCATTAAAGAAGCAAGCAGCAACGGAGCGCAGTTAATCGCATTTCCAGAAGTATTCATTGCCGGTTATCCATACTGGAACTGGATTATGACCCCGGTTCAGGGCAGCAAATGGTATGAAGAATTGTATAAGAATTCTGCAGCCGTTGATGATGCTGCCATGCAGCCATTATATCAGGCAGCGAAAGATAACAACATACACATCGTAATCGGGATTAACGAGCGAGGTAAAAGTTTTGGTGAGATTTACAACACCAATTTAATCATCGACAACAACGGAAAACTTATCGGAAGACACCGAAAATTGGTACCAACCTGGGCTGAGAAACTAACATGGACATCCGGAGACGGTTCTTCTTTGAAAGTTTATGATACAGAAATTGGTCCGATCGGAACGTTAGCTTGCGGTGAGAATACCAATACGTTAGCACGTTTCACACTTCTGTCGCAAGGTGAATTGATTCACATAGCGAATTACATTTCGTTGCCGGTTGCGCCACCAGACTACAATATGGCTGAAGCAATTAAAATCCGTGCCGCAGCACATTCTTTCGAAGGAAAATTATTCACCATTGTTTCGTGTTCTACTATTTCTCAGGAAATTATGGATGCGTTACGCGATGATGTTCCGAATGTTGATGAATTGCTGACACGCAAAAACTCTGCTTTCTCAGGATTTGTGGGCCCGAACGGAGCAGTTATCGGGGAACCATTAATTGATGAGGAAGGAATCGCTTATGCTGAAATTGATTTGGCGAAGTGTATTCAACCGAAGCAAATGCACGATATTCTCGGACATTACAACCGATTTGATATTTTCGATTTGCGTGTGAATGTTTCACCAACCAGAAAAATTACTTTTATTGACGACCAGGAGGAGTTTTACAAAAGATAA
- a CDS encoding T9SS type A sorting domain-containing protein, with translation MRKIIFLISFLASLIGFAQGGSLDFSFNFQGTVSPETILKIQPDGKLILLEKFRGIDDLTEYTKISRLYPDGSYDMTFSGGIGLIVFNEVSTLAIQSDGKILIAGNFAKIEDGKVSRMARLNQDGSFDESFAEADYTGIETIAVLPDDKILIGGDFPEGIVRLYSNGGIDPFFESSIDSKPEGQSVSNIVVMKPDNKIIAAGHVTVNGIDRRVFMLNSDGALDTTFNEPLNIDWADGDLWRPQFLALDNKDNILIGWPFRVFSEPNEDLGFNFVRLSPNGNIVTYYHPTPITNDCVLGIFPAFLQDDGKIIMTGNECIDYYGTEFNGILRLNSDGSLDETFNPGNGIDGVISSVAVQPDDGKIIIAGSFNEYNGFAVPNLIRITTERLSTNGFDSTGFAIYPNPVADFLYIQFPDGISDADIDELEIYDVTMKKIDFDGLNEDVIDVSGFSEGVYLIKIKTIDSIYTSKFVKH, from the coding sequence ATGAGAAAAATTATATTCTTAATTAGTTTTCTTGCCTCATTGATTGGTTTTGCTCAGGGAGGTTCTTTGGATTTTAGTTTTAATTTTCAAGGAACAGTTAGTCCTGAAACGATACTGAAAATACAACCAGACGGTAAACTAATATTACTAGAAAAATTCAGAGGAATCGATGATTTAACTGAATACACTAAAATAAGTCGCTTATATCCAGATGGGTCTTATGATATGACTTTTTCTGGCGGAATTGGATTAATCGTTTTTAATGAAGTTTCCACACTTGCGATTCAGTCTGACGGTAAGATTTTAATTGCCGGTAATTTTGCTAAGATAGAAGACGGTAAGGTATCAAGGATGGCTCGCTTAAATCAAGATGGTAGTTTCGATGAAAGTTTTGCGGAAGCGGATTATACAGGAATCGAAACCATAGCAGTTTTGCCTGATGATAAAATCCTGATTGGGGGAGATTTCCCTGAAGGGATTGTAAGATTGTATTCGAACGGAGGTATAGATCCATTTTTTGAATCATCAATTGATTCAAAACCAGAAGGTCAGTCGGTTTCAAATATTGTGGTAATGAAACCAGATAATAAAATTATAGCAGCTGGTCATGTTACTGTTAATGGAATTGATAGAAGGGTCTTTATGCTAAATTCTGATGGTGCATTAGACACGACTTTCAATGAACCCTTAAATATCGATTGGGCTGACGGGGATTTATGGAGACCGCAATTTTTAGCTCTTGATAATAAAGATAATATTTTGATCGGATGGCCATTTAGGGTTTTTTCAGAACCGAATGAAGACTTAGGGTTTAATTTCGTCAGATTGTCGCCAAATGGAAACATAGTCACTTATTATCACCCAACACCCATTACAAACGATTGTGTCTTAGGTATCTTTCCAGCTTTTTTACAGGATGATGGAAAAATAATTATGACAGGTAATGAATGTATAGATTATTATGGAACAGAATTTAACGGAATCTTAAGATTAAACAGCGATGGTTCGCTCGATGAAACATTTAACCCGGGAAATGGTATAGATGGTGTGATATCTAGTGTTGCCGTTCAACCAGACGACGGTAAAATAATAATTGCAGGTTCCTTTAATGAATATAACGGATTCGCAGTTCCTAATCTTATCCGTATTACTACCGAAAGACTCTCAACAAACGGATTTGACAGTACTGGCTTTGCTATTTACCCGAATCCGGTTGCGGATTTTCTGTATATCCAATTTCCGGATGGTATAAGTGATGCAGATATAGATGAACTTGAAATTTATGATGTAACTATGAAAAAAATCGATTTCGACGGATTAAATGAAGACGTAATTGATGTAAGCGGTTTTTCAGAAGGTGTTTATCTGATTAAAATAAAAACAATTGATTCTATCTATACATCTAAGTTTGTAAAACATTAA
- a CDS encoding maleate cis-trans isomerase family protein has protein sequence MKKFRIGQIVPSSNVTMETEIPAIFRSRETILPERFTFHSSRMRMKKVTKEELEAMDAMSLKCAQELSDAHVDVMGYACLVAIMSMGRGYHCVSEVNLHQETIANDFPTPIVTSAGALINGLKVLGAKKVSVITPYMRPLTDLVVDYIEHQGFEVVDSIALEIPDNLEVAAQDPMNLLEIYKRLDLTGVDVLVASACVQMPSLEAIDQIQKEVGIPVISAAVCTTYEMMKKLGIEAKAPIGGELLSGKY, from the coding sequence ATGAAAAAATTCAGAATTGGACAAATAGTGCCATCGTCGAATGTAACGATGGAAACAGAAATACCAGCGATTTTCCGTTCGCGTGAAACGATTTTGCCGGAGCGTTTTACTTTCCATTCAAGCAGAATGCGAATGAAAAAAGTAACCAAAGAAGAATTGGAAGCAATGGATGCCATGAGTTTAAAATGTGCTCAGGAATTATCCGATGCACATGTAGATGTAATGGGTTACGCTTGTTTGGTAGCTATTATGAGCATGGGCCGTGGTTATCACTGTGTTTCTGAAGTAAACTTACATCAGGAAACCATCGCTAACGACTTCCCTACTCCGATTGTAACTTCTGCCGGAGCGTTGATAAACGGTTTGAAAGTATTAGGTGCGAAAAAAGTATCTGTTATTACTCCATATATGCGTCCGCTTACCGACTTGGTTGTGGATTATATTGAACACCAAGGTTTTGAAGTAGTGGATTCGATTGCATTGGAAATCCCGGACAATTTAGAAGTTGCTGCTCAGGATCCGATGAATTTATTGGAAATCTACAAACGATTGGATTTAACCGGCGTTGATGTTTTAGTAGCATCGGCTTGTGTGCAAATGCCTTCTTTGGAAGCAATTGACCAAATTCAGAAGGAAGTCGGAATCCCAGTAATTTCTGCTGCGGTTTGTACTACTTATGAAATGATGAAAAAATTAGGTATTGAAGCTAAAGCTCCTATCGGAGGAGAATTATTAAGCGGAAAATATTAG
- a CDS encoding cupin domain-containing protein codes for MEDKFSDDVIGRARVQDSPELIAYYKELEDLGAGALWTVANDIEPWEPRSSSVPMLWKYEDLRSLVLKSSELVTPEQAGRRVVYLVNDKRKDVSAAVGWLYTGIQVTRPGESTSAHRHKASALRFIMEGSKGYTVVDGNKIMLEVNDFVITPNSTWHEHGVEADGETCIWQDGLDIPLVNALEANDYAVFDGKQPLVSPINHSPMTYGGTGLIPADKEWNKAYSPLFKYSWKNVYPALLEVAKVNEGSPFDGIIMQYSNPLTGGHVMQTMGASMQLLPAGFKGKAHKHTGSFVYQCAKGHGYTIINGKRFDWKERDIFCVPSWAWHEHVNLSETEDACLFSFNDLPVIESLGLYQDREYTENNGHQELI; via the coding sequence ATGGAAGATAAATTTTCAGATGACGTAATAGGTCGCGCGCGAGTTCAGGACTCTCCGGAACTAATAGCCTATTATAAAGAATTAGAAGACCTTGGTGCCGGTGCTTTGTGGACTGTTGCCAATGATATCGAACCCTGGGAGCCTCGCTCCTCTTCTGTTCCGATGCTTTGGAAATATGAAGATTTGCGTTCGCTGGTTTTAAAATCATCCGAATTAGTTACTCCGGAACAGGCAGGCCGTCGTGTAGTTTATCTGGTAAACGACAAACGCAAAGACGTGAGTGCCGCTGTGGGTTGGTTGTATACCGGAATTCAGGTAACGCGCCCTGGCGAAAGTACGTCGGCGCACCGCCACAAGGCCTCTGCCCTACGCTTTATCATGGAAGGAAGCAAAGGCTATACTGTAGTGGACGGCAATAAAATAATGCTGGAAGTCAACGATTTCGTGATTACGCCAAATTCAACCTGGCACGAGCACGGTGTAGAAGCTGACGGGGAAACTTGCATTTGGCAGGATGGTTTGGACATTCCGTTGGTGAATGCGTTGGAAGCTAATGATTATGCGGTTTTTGACGGAAAACAACCTTTGGTCTCGCCTATCAACCACTCTCCGATGACCTACGGTGGAACTGGATTGATTCCTGCCGATAAAGAATGGAACAAAGCCTATTCGCCACTATTTAAATATTCATGGAAAAACGTTTATCCGGCTTTACTGGAAGTTGCCAAAGTAAACGAAGGCTCTCCTTTTGACGGGATTATCATGCAGTATTCCAACCCGTTAACGGGTGGACATGTAATGCAGACCATGGGAGCATCAATGCAGTTATTACCGGCAGGTTTCAAAGGAAAAGCCCACAAGCATACGGGTTCTTTCGTGTATCAGTGTGCTAAAGGTCACGGTTATACCATCATTAACGGTAAGCGATTTGACTGGAAAGAAAGAGATATTTTCTGTGTACCATCATGGGCTTGGCACGAACACGTGAATTTATCGGAAACGGAAGATGCTTGTTTATTCTCATTCAATGATTTACCAGTGATTGAATCATTGGGATTGTATCAGGACAGAGAATACACTGAAAACAATGGTCATCAGGAATTAATTTAG
- a CDS encoding fumarylacetoacetate hydrolase family protein, which yields MKLLTYKTKESESRLGFIHNNRVVDMEDFGGIHNFPLPDDMLDLIDMGFEVIAEINEMIGNTREIDFEMISYPMNDVTILAPIEKPRKNIIGIGLNYTEHVAESARTLDTSNELPQQPVIFSKPPTTVTATNTEILHNPKLTQQLDWEVELAVVIGKEGKYVPKENAMDYVFGYTVINDISARDCRRSGQWIVSKGQDTFAPMGPILVTKDEIQDPHNLNLSLKLNGVEKQNSNTKFMLFNINDLINDLSTVFTLEPGDIIATGTPAGVGAGRNPQEWMWNGDVVEATVEGIGTIVNTIKEI from the coding sequence ATGAAACTACTTACATACAAAACAAAAGAGTCTGAATCAAGATTAGGTTTTATACACAATAACCGCGTGGTGGATATGGAAGATTTTGGAGGAATTCATAACTTCCCGCTTCCTGACGACATGTTGGACTTAATTGACATGGGATTTGAAGTTATCGCGGAAATCAATGAAATGATCGGAAATACAAGAGAAATTGATTTTGAAATGATTTCTTACCCAATGAATGACGTAACGATTTTGGCGCCAATCGAAAAACCTAGAAAAAACATCATCGGAATCGGATTAAACTATACAGAGCACGTAGCGGAAAGTGCACGTACTTTAGATACTTCAAATGAATTACCACAACAACCCGTAATTTTCTCCAAACCACCAACAACAGTTACGGCTACCAATACGGAGATTTTACACAATCCAAAACTAACCCAGCAATTGGATTGGGAAGTTGAATTAGCGGTTGTTATCGGGAAAGAAGGAAAGTATGTTCCGAAAGAAAATGCTATGGATTATGTTTTCGGTTATACCGTGATTAACGATATTTCTGCGAGAGATTGCCGTCGTTCAGGACAGTGGATTGTTTCCAAAGGTCAGGATACTTTCGCTCCAATGGGGCCGATTTTGGTAACCAAAGACGAAATCCAAGATCCGCACAACCTAAATTTATCGTTAAAACTAAACGGAGTTGAAAAACAAAATTCCAATACTAAATTCATGTTATTCAACATCAACGATTTAATTAATGACTTGAGTACTGTTTTCACTTTAGAGCCAGGTGACATCATTGCTACAGGAACGCCTGCCGGAGTTGGTGCCGGGAGAAATCCTCAGGAATGGATGTGGAACGGTGATGTAGTGGAAGCTACTGTGGAAGGCATTGGAACAATCGTTAACACGATCAAAGAAATTTAA
- a CDS encoding AMP-binding protein, whose amino-acid sequence MKHYEDNFAHNSLPAPDLQPEYNFLELPQFQHPDLLNCVDRLLDSHIKNGNGDAVCIQTFEEKWSYHDLYEKANQIAHVLVEDLGLKSGNRVLIRSANNPMMVACWFAILKAGGIVVATMPLLRSKELTTIIDCAEISHAFCDSSLAEEMQLVKSPFLKEVSYYNNSDLETLMQGKPKTFDNYHSKSDSIALIGFTSGTTGLPKMTAHYHKDILNICEAFPAFSLQPTKDDVFAGSPPLGFTFGLGGLVLFPMYYGASTFLIEKPTPDLLLEAIQKHKVSVCFTAPTAWRVITSKVKDYDISSLRKCVSAGETLPLKVWEDWYNETGLKIIDGIGATEMLHIFISSNEENMVPGATGVPVTGYEAKIVDLKGNELPKNEPGRLAVRGITGCKYLNREEKQLDYVENGWNITGDIFRQDENGYFWFVARGDDMIISSGYNIAAIEVESVLLTHEEILECAVVGLPDEERGMLVCANIVLKEKDKATDQLAKDIQQWFKEVAAPYKYPRVINFLDVLPKTETGKIQRFKLKS is encoded by the coding sequence ATGAAACATTACGAAGATAATTTCGCTCACAATAGTTTACCTGCTCCGGATTTACAACCGGAATATAATTTTTTAGAATTACCGCAGTTTCAGCATCCCGACTTGCTGAACTGCGTGGACCGATTATTGGATTCCCATATTAAGAATGGCAACGGAGATGCAGTTTGTATTCAGACATTTGAAGAAAAATGGTCATATCACGACTTGTATGAAAAAGCCAATCAGATTGCACACGTTTTAGTTGAAGATTTAGGTTTAAAATCCGGAAACCGTGTTCTGATCCGTTCTGCCAATAATCCTATGATGGTAGCGTGCTGGTTTGCTATCCTTAAAGCCGGCGGTATCGTTGTGGCAACAATGCCTTTATTGCGCTCTAAAGAATTAACGACAATTATTGATTGCGCTGAAATCTCACATGCTTTTTGCGACAGCTCACTGGCAGAAGAAATGCAGTTGGTTAAATCTCCTTTTTTAAAGGAAGTAAGCTATTACAACAATTCTGATTTGGAAACCCTTATGCAGGGCAAACCAAAAACTTTTGACAATTACCACTCTAAATCAGACAGTATTGCGTTAATTGGTTTTACTTCAGGAACAACCGGTTTGCCAAAAATGACTGCGCATTATCATAAAGACATTTTGAATATCTGCGAAGCATTCCCGGCCTTTTCCCTTCAACCTACTAAGGATGATGTTTTTGCGGGAAGTCCACCACTCGGATTCACCTTCGGTTTAGGAGGATTAGTGCTATTCCCGATGTATTATGGTGCTTCAACATTCTTAATTGAAAAGCCTACTCCCGATTTACTTTTAGAAGCTATACAGAAACACAAAGTTTCCGTTTGTTTTACTGCTCCGACAGCCTGGCGTGTAATAACATCAAAAGTTAAAGATTATGATATTTCCAGTCTCCGCAAGTGTGTGTCGGCAGGAGAAACATTGCCTTTAAAAGTTTGGGAAGACTGGTATAACGAAACCGGACTGAAAATCATTGACGGTATCGGAGCCACTGAAATGCTGCATATTTTCATTTCATCCAATGAAGAAAACATGGTGCCCGGAGCTACAGGAGTTCCAGTAACCGGATATGAAGCAAAAATCGTTGATTTAAAAGGAAACGAACTCCCTAAAAACGAACCTGGTCGCTTAGCTGTTCGCGGAATTACAGGCTGCAAATACCTGAATCGTGAAGAAAAACAACTTGACTATGTTGAAAACGGCTGGAATATTACCGGCGATATTTTTCGCCAGGATGAAAACGGCTATTTCTGGTTTGTGGCACGAGGAGACGATATGATTATTTCTTCCGGTTATAACATTGCTGCTATTGAAGTGGAAAGTGTACTTTTGACACACGAAGAAATCCTGGAATGTGCCGTTGTAGGTTTACCTGATGAAGAACGCGGAATGTTGGTTTGCGCCAATATCGTTCTGAAAGAAAAAGATAAAGCAACAGATCAATTAGCGAAAGATATTCAACAGTGGTTCAAGGAGGTAGCGGCTCCATACAAATATCCGAGAGTAATTAATTTCCTGGATGTATTGCCAAAAACAGAAACCGGTAAAATCCAACGTTTTAAACTAAAATCGTAA
- a CDS encoding acyl-CoA thioesterase: MNQPFIKQEKIRFQHIDYAGIVFYPRFLEMLNGIVEDWFEEELGRPFSKMHETNGIPTVDLKVQFKKAARLGETLTKKLWVKKMGDSSLLCGFKFEDENGKTCLEGEVTLVNVKIAEDRHTISAETFSEEMKQKISKFVIDLEQFKTHNL; the protein is encoded by the coding sequence ATGAATCAACCCTTTATAAAACAAGAAAAAATACGCTTCCAGCATATCGATTATGCAGGAATTGTATTCTATCCGAGATTTCTGGAAATGCTTAATGGCATCGTAGAAGACTGGTTCGAAGAAGAACTGGGCCGCCCATTTTCCAAAATGCACGAGACGAATGGTATTCCGACTGTCGATTTAAAAGTACAGTTCAAAAAAGCCGCTCGTTTAGGCGAAACCTTAACCAAAAAACTTTGGGTAAAAAAAATGGGGGATTCTTCCCTCCTATGCGGTTTTAAATTTGAAGATGAAAACGGAAAAACCTGTTTGGAAGGCGAGGTAACTTTGGTTAACGTAAAAATAGCAGAAGACCGTCATACTATTTCTGCCGAGACGTTCTCTGAAGAAATGAAGCAAAAAATATCTAAATTCGTGATCGATTTAGAGCAGTTTAAAACTCATAATTTATAA
- a CDS encoding TfoX/Sxy family protein, with product MAFNENTAQRIREFFQQKNVDFYEKKMFSGVCFMVDDKMCCGTHIDKKTNEDFLLCRIGEDAYVKAIEMDNVIPMEFTGKPMAGFIFVTESGHKSAKDLAYWLQLCLDFNPLAKASKKRK from the coding sequence ATGGCATTTAACGAAAACACTGCTCAAAGAATCCGGGAATTCTTTCAGCAAAAAAATGTTGACTTTTATGAAAAGAAAATGTTCAGCGGCGTTTGCTTTATGGTTGATGACAAAATGTGTTGCGGAACCCATATCGATAAAAAAACAAATGAAGATTTTTTGCTTTGCAGGATCGGTGAAGATGCCTACGTAAAAGCAATCGAAATGGATAATGTCATTCCAATGGAATTTACCGGAAAACCAATGGCCGGTTTTATATTTGTTACTGAAAGCGGGCATAAAAGCGCAAAAGATTTAGCCTATTGGCTGCAACTTTGTTTAGACTTTAATCCGCTTGCTAAAGCGAGTAAAAAAAGAAAATAA
- a CDS encoding DUF434 domain-containing protein, translating into MGKQSNRGKDAKDDVLFGNQARLIFKEALRDLHYLLSRNYSEKNALQTVGTRYKLTQRQIRAIQSMAASEEQLTVVKSKIVTIENLKGKDLVLDGFNVLILLESLFSNAYLFRGMDGCYRDLSSVHGTYKKVSQTSQALDCVARFYKKHEIGNIIWIFDKPVSNSGRIKKMIEELADKENLNWTVILENNADQSIIEQQKITVSSDAFIIEIALIGLISLVI; encoded by the coding sequence ATGGGAAAACAATCCAATAGGGGGAAAGATGCAAAAGACGATGTCTTGTTTGGAAATCAGGCGCGACTGATTTTTAAAGAAGCTTTACGAGATTTACATTATCTGCTCTCCAGAAATTATTCCGAAAAGAATGCCTTGCAGACAGTAGGAACACGGTATAAATTGACCCAAAGACAGATTCGGGCGATTCAAAGTATGGCTGCATCGGAGGAGCAGCTGACTGTTGTGAAAAGTAAGATTGTCACTATTGAAAATCTGAAAGGGAAAGATTTAGTATTGGATGGGTTCAATGTGCTTATTTTACTGGAAAGCTTGTTTTCCAATGCCTATTTGTTCAGGGGTATGGATGGTTGTTATCGCGATTTGTCAAGTGTTCACGGAACGTATAAAAAGGTCAGCCAGACCTCTCAAGCCCTGGATTGTGTTGCCAGGTTTTATAAAAAGCACGAAATCGGAAATATTATCTGGATATTTGATAAGCCGGTGTCAAACAGCGGAAGGATTAAAAAAATGATTGAGGAATTAGCAGACAAAGAAAATCTGAATTGGACCGTTATTTTAGAGAACAATGCAGATCAGTCCATCATCGAACAACAGAAAATCACGGTTTCGTCCGATGCCTTTATCATCGAAATTGCTCTCATTGGTTTAATTTCATTGGTTATCTGA